In one Drosophila pseudoobscura strain MV-25-SWS-2005 chromosome X, UCI_Dpse_MV25, whole genome shotgun sequence genomic region, the following are encoded:
- the Ir67b gene encoding uncharacterized protein Ir67b, with the protein MTAHGGAYKKRQGRAAESRVASMDLLSLNALQNLALLSTIQELNGLYGMQLNVFLDFGNRSDLLAATGPQPSVASLWIRDAAIQLVLEGNYSSRTLTIVRLEEGQTRATLEYLTAWLWRYQHLQVLIVYPGAGELLEIFGYCWRQGMVHILAMEAASGRLYSFMPYPKLRLLSLGSVGEYYRRTRGMLWDFQGYNITTGLAYNGGPRCFGFRDSHNRLILAGYMLNMVLEFVKHFNGTKQLIYITSVDQAIGLLANRTIDLIPYLMVPADEYYVPTKVLYLENCVMMVPSSRPLATFLYLVRPFTWGTWLAWLLVLVYCSAALLVLSRGRLNASAAFLEALCLALFLGGARGPGSPRDILTFVLLTAGGFVLTNLYLAQLSTSLAARLYEREIDTVDDLPGTDLKWYMIAYDAALVRSQFANRPAVIRRILVGSNEKTDDLRRELNTCCVHSGYEDRIDFILYQQKLLRFPIFRKLPEILYQQPHQIPSSFGRPYLRLFNDFTLRIFESGIQQKMKWDSYRHGVQSGQIQFGFRDRYMEVRSNDVEYYYVIGGLWLGGLLLATVSFLCEFYLLNKV; encoded by the coding sequence ATGACGGCCCATGGGGGGGCCTATAAAAAGCGGCAGGGCCGTGCGGCAGAGTCCCGAGTCGCCTCAATGGACTTGCTGAGCCTCAACGCGCTGCAGAACCTCGCGCTGCTCTCGACCATCCAGGAGCTGAATGGCCTGTACGGCATGCAGCTGAATGTTTTCCTCGACTTTGGCAACAGATCGGACCTTCTGGCCGCCACCGGGCCGCAGCCTTCGGTGGCGAGTCTTTGGATACGCGATGCGGCCATCCAATTGGTGCTCGAGGGGAACTACAGCAGTCGCACGCTGACCATCGTTCGACTGGAGGAGGGACAGACACGAGCGACCCTCGAGTACCTGACGGCCTGGCTGTGGCGCTACCAGCATCTGCAGGTGCTCATCGTCTACCCGGGGGCTGGAGAACTGCTGGAAATCTTTGGCTACTGCTGGCGCCAGGGCATGGTGCACATCCTGGCGATGGAGGCGGCTTCGGGAAGGCTGTACAGCTTCATGCCGTATCCGAAACTGCGACTGCTGTCCCTGGGCTCTGTGGGGGAGTACTACCGGCGGACCCGGGGCATGCTGTGGGACTTTCAGGGGTACAACATCACCACGGGGCTGGCCTACAACGGGGGACCGCGCTGCTTTGGCTTTCGGGACAGCCACAACCGCCTGATCCTGGCCGGCTACATGCTGAACATGGTCCTCGAGTTCGTGAAGCACTTCAACGGCACCAAGCAGCTGATCTACATCACGTCCGTGGACCAGGCCATCGGACTGCTGGCCAACCGCACGATCGACCTCATTCCGTATCTGATGGTGCCTGCCGACGAGTACTACGTCCCTACGAAGGTGCTGTATCTCGAGAACTGTGTGATGATGGTGCCCTCCTCCAGGCCGCTGGCCACGTTCCTCTATTTGGTGCGGCCCTTCACGTGGGGCACGTGGCTCGCGTGGCTGCTGGTGCTCGTCTACTGCTCGGCGGCCCTGCTGGTGCTGTCCCGGGGGCGGCTCAACGCGAGCGCCGCCTTCCTGGAGGCCCTCTGCCTGGCCCTGTTCCTGGGCGGCGCCCGGGGCCCAGGCTCGCCCCGCGACATCCTGACCTTTGTCCTGCTGACAGCCGGCGGCTTCGTGCTGACCAATCTGTACCTGGCCCAGCTGTCGACGAGCCTGGCGGCCCGGCTATACGAGCGGGAGATCGACACGGTGGACGACCTGCCCGGCACCGATCTCAAGTGGTACATGATCGCCTACGATGCCGCCCTCGTGCGCAGCCAGTTCGCCAATCGTCCGGCCGTGATCCGGCGCATTCTGGTCGGCTCCAACGAGAAGACGGACGATCTGCGGCGCGAGCTGAACACCTGCTGTGTCCATTCCGGCTACGAGGATCGCATCGACTTTATTCTGTACCAGCAGAAGCTCTTGCGCTTTCCCATATTCCGGAAACTGCCCGAGATCCTGTACCAGCAGCCCCACCAGATACCCTCGTCCTTCGGTCGTCCCTATCTGCGGCTCTTCAACGACTTTACGCTCCGGATATTCGAGAGCGGCATCCAGCAGAAGATGAAGTGGGACTCGTACCGCCACGGCGTCCAGAGCGGCCAGATACAGTTCGGTTTCAGGGATCGCTACATGGAAGTCCGCTCGAACGACGTCGAGTATTACTATGTGATTGGGGGCCTCTGGTTGGGCGGCCTGCTACTCGCCACCGTCTCGTTTCTCTGCGAATTCTATCTCCTGAATAAAGTGTGA
- the Ir67c gene encoding uncharacterized protein Ir67c yields MSLICWLLLLPAGGLGAFRASEVIRQLNGDLRLELNIYLDCGGHLDELLPRQGLPNLLLNTDSAEPLPRILGRFSERSLTIACGGGNRTLSGMGQLLWGLQHLPVLFVLSSPQEFPFEWALGRGLLRALALNRSDAGLYTYQPYPSVRVRRVASVAEYHRLTRLRDLQGQAVHISVETMSPRCFHYTNRWGRTVYAGYMYELLHEFIAAHNGTEVAVLPAVDPLPLAEGLQLYQRGGIDMAPRILHTLGWVYFYRSHVLFNVNGFIMVPWARPLAKSLYIVRPFEGSVWAALIGCLVLATVVIRWMRDETSSLSATFLQVMQLMLQQSMSSMRHFTQGLRHVLVFLALFTVGFILNTMYQAQLSSSLTTGLYMRQINSFDDLAAADRKMLMDEFDIEFLTNLTRSKVIQPALINIALKAPLDDVFYHRKHLNTTYVYQAMEDRLHFELFQQKYLRVPLFKTLPEVFYQVPFFVGLRHGLPFAALFNDYLRGIFESGILLKWRGDAYLEGIYSGEIRFHTSPGLRIQVFDMEFYYCTYILLAIGWLTSAIVFLVEKCLPHARKA; encoded by the coding sequence ATGTCTTtgatttgttggcttttgctgctgccggctgGCGGCCTGGGTGCCTTCAGAGCCTCGGAGGTGATCCGGCAGCTGAATGGAGATCTCCGACTGGAGCTGAACATCTATCTGGATTGTGGGGGGCACCTCGACGAGCTGCTGCCCCGCCAGGGGCTGCCCAACCTCCTGCTCAACACGGACTCGGCCGAGCCGCTGCCCAGGATACTGGGGCGCTTCAGTGAGCGATCCCTGACGATCGCCTGTGGGGGCGGCAATCGAACGCTGTCGGGGATGGGGCAGCTGCTGTGGGGACTGCAGCACCTGCCGGTGCTCTTTGTGCTGTCCTCGCCGCAGGAGTTTCCCTTCGAGTGGGCCCTGGGCCGGGGGCTCCTGCGCGCCCTGGCTCTGAACCGAAGCGACGCGGGACTGTACACGTACCAGCCGTATCCCAGCGTGCGGGTACGCCGAGTGGCCAGCGTGGCGGAGTACCACCGCCTGACGCGCCTCCGCGACCTGCAGGGGCAGGCGGTGCACATCAGCGTGGAGACGATGTCGCCGCGCTGCTTCCACTACACGAACCGCTGGGGCCGGACCGTCTACGCGGGCTACATGTACGAGCTGCTGCACGAGTTCATCGCGGCCCACAACGGCACGGAGGTGGCCGTCCTGCCGGCCGTGgatcccctgcccctggccgaGGGCCTGCAGCTGTACCAGCGGGGGGGCATCGACATGGCGCCCAGGATCCTGCACACCCTGGGCTGGGTCTACTTCTATCGCAGCCACGTGCTCTTCAACGTGAACGGCTTCATCATGGTGCCGTGGGCCCGGCCCCTGGCCAAGAGCCTGTACATTGTGCGGCCGTTCGAGGGCTCCGTGTGGGCGGCGCTGATCGGCTGCCTGGTCCTGGCCACCGTCGTCATCCGCTGGATGCGCGACGAGACCAGCAGCCTCAGCGCCACCTTCCTGCAGGTGATGCAGCTGATGCTGCAGCAGTCGATGAGCAGCATGCGCCACTTCACGCAGGGACTGCGGCATGTCCTCGTGTTCCTGGCCCTCTTCACCGTCGGCTTCATACTGAACACCATGTACCAGGCGCAGCTCTCGAGCTCCCTGACGACGGGCCTGTACATGCGGCAGATCAACAGCTTCGACGATCTGGCCGCCGCCGATCGCAAAATGCTGATGGACGAGTTCGACATCGAGTTCCTGACGAACCTCACCAGATCGAAGGTCATCCAGCCGGCCCTCATCAACATCGCCCTCAAGGCGCCGCTCGACGACGTCTTCTACCATCGCAAGCATCTGAACACCACCTACGTCTACCAGGCCATGGAGGATCGTCTGCACTTCGAGCTCTTTCAGCAGAAGTATCTGCGTGTGCCGCTGTTCAAGACCCTGCCGGAGGTCTTCTACCAGGTGCCCTTCTTTGTGGGCCTGCGGCACGGCCTCCCCTTTGCGGCCCTCTTCAACGACTACCTCCGGGGCATCTTTGAGTCGGGCATATTGCTGAAATGGCGGGGGGACGCCTACCTGGAGGGCATATACAGTGGCGAGATACGCTTCCACACATCCCCGGGGCTGCGCATCCAGGTCTTCGACATGGAGTTCTACTATTGCACATATATCTTGCTCGCTATCGGATGGCTCACCAGCGCCATTGTGTTTTTGGTCGAGAAATGCCTGCCTCATGCTAGAAAAGCTTAG
- the Gem3 gene encoding probable ATP-dependent RNA helicase DDX20 — MEGAIAHNLANGQNRTSDVEAGQMKHFSALHLRRQVMRGLAAENFRTPTKIQAAAIPIALTGMDLLVQSKSGTGKTLIYVVTALQMCSLSTQHPEVLVILPTRELALQVHDTFRFLGEKLRSFKVSSFMGGTDVTRDREKLRNCHVAIGTPGRLLQLHEKGVLNMSMVKLLVLDEADQLYVTASLQKTVNALIAVLPLQRQVIACSATFDQNLDEKIAKMMEKPVLISNSERATVLLGIRQFVYELPEQVNNLLEMRLKLEALKKIFAQLNYEQAVLFSNSKMRADSYCSYLNAGKIPCALLSGDLAQENRSKVFEGYRNFSVRTIVATDLIARGVDSHHANLVINLDPPTDHITYLHRIGRAGRFGSKAIAITFISSAKQSENFKKILAKAGTGMSVLQFPTEGPPAKDFNYFEFDAYQFPYYFKTEACEQDNNELNRIIKPKFYEQLAIKIAEENAEQATDGTPVEEMTQEPMEQINEPKVEETAPQAKEEFVKPEVLSPAQVAEEKPTNLQFEILTYPPMDEANNNPLEDTSRAFEVLSLPEEEIPALNEEKPSTSFAAKNKEKQRRTSETQKAAKAPAEPQPCFADNKENRPLNGVETAIESRSGSHQTVMAVDGSPQTSKTISDGTAKRPESQPMAMGEDSTQTSQTPTEASQEPTQSTGCSVETHPGPPVNSINTKTYCLVVPATENSSTTLQPHVLSNTVDDASSIVSDSLECGYASDASYVSHYTESDGQIIWQRFRARQRLLKRRRRSPKAHRWHQKFSTFLRVQPAFRSGRKPGIDSLLPVLAHHQLLTKFENRESIIKRLNAYKTIFKVKNESRWLDALYRTAMEVYYTNYGPAAEQLPPPGLAKLSVHVAHQMDIPAVAAPPAAVVVVEVENEADDEADSSESALSSGDDEIFEETSSPSSGFGESTEESASSGIETSVYDPSGSSNGHDNDDDDEEYYDNEEDYDDEEEEEEEEEEEDDAFSNAGSTDNSFVMRNVRHRPTKRAASDRTASSSSNESNAGRGHISPDRTNANGACSAPKTDESSAAEADESSAAETDESIAAETDESSDPEDRESVQPDVAQINRAKKLWEETFNRQYLIIANHVANHMAQFQDEED, encoded by the exons ATGGAGGGCGCAATTGCGCATAACTTAGCGAATGGGCAAAATCGCACCAGCGACGTGGAGGCCGGCCAGATGAAACACTTCTCGGCCCTGCACCTGCGCCGCCAGGTTATGAGGGGTTTGGCTGCCGAAAACTTTAGGACGCCAACGAAAATTCAGGCTGCAGCCATACCCATTGCTCTGACTGGAATGG ATTTGTTGGTGCAGTCCAAGAGCGGCACAGGCAAGACGCTGATCTATGTGGTGACCGCGCTGCAGATGTGCAGCCTTTCGACTCAGCATCCAGAGGTTTTGGTGATTTTGCCCACACGGGAGCTGGCACTTCAGGTGCACGACACATTCCGTTTCTTGGGTGAGAAACTGCGGTCCTTCAAGGTCAGTTCCTTTATGGGCGGCACCGATGTGACCAGGGATCGAGAGAAACTACGCAACTGCCATGTGGCCATTGGTACACCGGGTCGCCTGCTGCAACTGCACGAAAAGGGCGTTCTTAATATGTCCATGGTGAAGTTGCTGGTGCTCGACGAGGCCGATCAGCTCTACGTGACGGCGAGCCTTCAGAAGACGGTGAACGCCCTGATTgcggtgctgccgctgcagcgcCAGGTCATTGCCTGCAGTGCCACCTTCGATCAGAATCTGGACGAGAAGATAGCCAAAATGATGGAAAAGCCCGTCCTGATATCGAATAGCGAGCGCGCCACCGTACTCCTGGGCATCCGACAGTTTGTCTACGAGTTGCCCGAACAGGTCAACAACCTACTCGAGATGCGTCTGAAGCTGGAGGCCCTGAAGAAGATCTTCGCCCAGCTGAACTACGAGCAGGCAGTGCTCTTTTCCAACTCGAAAATGCGTGCGGACTCGTACTGCAGTTACCTAAACGCCGGCAAAATACCGTGCGCGCTACTCTCGGGCGATCTCGCTCAGGAGAATCGCTCCAAAGTCTTCGAGGGCTATCGCAACTTTTCGGTGCGCACCATAGTGGCCACGGATCTGATCGCCCGAGGCGTGGACTCGCATCACGCCAACTTAGTGATCAATCTGGACCCGCCGACTGATCACATAACCTATCTGCACCGCATCGGGCGTGCCGGACGCTTCGGCTCCAAGGCCATAGCCATCACATTCATCTCGTCGGCGAAGCAAAGCGAGAACTTTAAGAAGATTCTGGCCAAGGCCGGCACCGGCATGTCCGTCCTGCAGTTCCCCACAGAAGGGCCGCCGGCAAAGGACTTTAACTACTTTGAGTTTGATGCCTATCAATTTCCATATTATTTTAAGACCGAAGCCTGTGAGCAGGACAATAACGAGCTGAATCGAATCATAAAACCGAAGTTTTATGAACAGCTGGCCATCAAAATAGCCGAAGAAAATGCTGAACAAGCCACGGATGGGACTCCTGTTGAGGAAATGACACAGGAACCTATGGAGCAAATCAATGAGCCCAAAGTAGAAGAGACTGCTCCTCAGGCTAAAGAGGAGTTCGTCAAACCAGAAGTTCTCTCTCCCGCTCAAGTGGCGGAGGAAAAGCCGACCAATCTACAATTTGAGATTCTCACATATCCCCCCATGGACGAGGCCAACAACAATCCTCTGGAAGACACCAGCCGAGCATTTGAGGTGCTCTCGTTGCCGGAAGAAGAGATCCCCGCTTTGAATGAGGAAAAGCCCAGCACCAGTTTTGCagccaaaaacaaagagaaacaaaGGCGCACATCCGAAACGCAAAAGGCTGCGAAAGCCCCCGCAGAGCCGCAACCATGCTTCGCAGACAACAAGGAGAATCGACCATTGAATGGAGTAGAAACCGCCATAGAAAGCCGGTCAGGGTCCCACCAGACAGTGATGGCAGTGGATGGCTCTCCTCAAACATCAAAAACCATATCGGATGGCACAGCAAAGCGTCCAGAGTCCCAGCCGATGGCCATGGGAGAGGACTCAACGCAGACATCACAGACACCAACGGAGGCGTCACAAGAACCCACTCAGTCCACGGGCTGTTCGGTTGAAACACACCCGGGACCGCCAGTGAATTCGATCAATACGAAGACCTACTGCCTGGTGGTGCCTGCCACGGAGAACAGCTCGACCACACTGCAGCCGCATGTCCTGTCGAACACGGTGGACGATGCCAGCAGCATTGTCTCGGACAGCCTGGAGTGCGGCTATGCGAGTGATGCCTCATATGTCAGCCACTACACGGAGAGCGATGGCCAGATTATTTGGCAGCGCTTCAGGGCCCGTCAGCGACTGCTCAAGAGGCGCCGTCGATCCCCCAAGGCTCATCGCTGGCATCAAAAATTCTCAACATTTTTACGAGTGCAGCCAGCATTCAGGAGTGGCAGG AAACCCGGCATCGATTCTCTGCTGCCAGTTCTGGCCCACCATCAGTTGCTGACGAAGTTTGAGAACAGGGAGAGCATAATCAAACGCTTGAATGCCTACAAAACGATATTCAAGGTCAAGAATGAGTCGCGCTGGCTGGACGCACTCTACAGGACGGCAATGGAAGTTTACTATACGAATTATGgccctgccgcagagcagctgccgccgccaggTCTGGCAAAGCTGAGCGTTCATGTTGCCCATCAGATGGACATTCCAGCCGTGGCTGCTCCGCCGGCAGCTGTGGTTGTCGTTGAAGTCGAAAACGAGGCAGACGATGAGGCGGACTCATCCGAATCGGCCTTATCATCAGGTGACGATGAGATTTTTGAAGAAACGAGCTCGCCATCGAGCGGCTTCGGGGAGAGTACAGAGGAGAGTGCCTCTTCGGGCATTGAGACGTCTGTCTACGATCCTTCTGGTTCCTCAAATGGCCAcgacaatgatgatgatgatgaggaatACTATGACAATGAGGAAGACTATGATgatgaagaggaggaggaggaggaagaggaggaggaggatgatgcATTTAGCAATGCTGGGAGCACTGACAATAGCTTTGTGATGAGAAACGTACGCCATCGACCTACTAAACGGGCAGCAAGTGACAGAACTGCCAGCAGTTCTAGCAACGAAAGCAATGCTGGTAGAGGCCACATTTCTCCAGATCGAACCAATGCCAACGGTGCCTGCAGTGCCCCAAAGACTGATGAAAGCAGTGCCGCAGAGGCTGATGAAAGCAGTGCCGCAGAGACAGATGAAAGCATTGCCGCAGAGACTGATGAAAGCAGTGACCCCGAGGATCGAGAGTCAGTACAACCGGATGTTGCCCAAATAAACCGGGCCAAAAAACTCTGGGAGGAGACCTTCAACCGGCAGTATCTGATAATTGCCAACCACGTAGCCAATCACATGGCCCAGTTCCAGGACGAAGAGGACTAA